One genomic window of Etheostoma spectabile isolate EspeVRDwgs_2016 chromosome 7, UIUC_Espe_1.0, whole genome shotgun sequence includes the following:
- the inavaa gene encoding innate immunity activator protein, which translates to MTAIESKEEISDTDSGIIVHSGPDSPTSPVKELTTHTRALKLKHQSLEERLELCLLELRKLCIREAELTGKLPSDYPVMPDEKLPRVRRRIGASFKLDEGLIHLDKQDSVLQVLETDLALQRQIYEAARKLSLEENLSKPQKKSRLQQCKRVEKKVKDLQEAVFQHRIKSECNSPNFSITNNQNRDLCMSDDSSLSDVVALDDDVDLPVPLSPPVSGTSCSDPLQLSATTLQLSQQSSSQLSVEYERSPIQNSPWKESSLDQPYQKATNPQSANSSRSSSPAGTQVSAESIIPLSQFLKNTALRQNHSTSAPSTPELHVRRQYSQSFRLPKSKLHADKERLHSENNQERAKLPQRRCLADFMVRSPENSPLRPYQSSSEDSSSEHSSSSYISSPGRDGPTEIPKLCPPPYGFHLGAQKIWLSNFASSHKNINQSQPNPSYIRAIEEDCPLSPQDLDMGKCFLSSPPVAHSPQQRQWPEGVLSPRGILKPPPPYTRLVRTPSLKEYPNHAIRLMPRDIVSEELKSWHQRNQLQKFRPGCVDQQSFLSVKSPTSPHLPPFKQGLGNVILQRAADGTPVQWFVAEDAEIVSQV; encoded by the exons ATGACGGCCATCGAGAGCAAAGAGGAGATCAGTGACACTGACAGTGGGATTATTGTGCACTCTG GTCCAGACAGCCCTACGTCCCCGGTGAAGGAGCTGACCACCCACACCAGAGCCCTGAAGCTGAAGCACCAGTCTCTGGAGGAGCGCCTGGAGCTCTGCCTCCTGGAGCTCAGGAAGCTCTGCATCCGGGAGGCA GAGCTGACTGGGAAACTGCCCTCAGACTATCCTGTGATGCCCGATGAGAAGCTACCGCGGGTCAGAAGGAGGATTGGAGCTTCCTTCAAGCTTGACGAAGGTCTGATCCATCTGGATAAACAG GATTCAGTGCTGCAAGTGCTGGAAACTGACTTGGCTCTTCAGCGGCAGATTTATGAGGCGGCTCGCAAACTCTCCCTGGAGGAGAACCTTAGTAAACCACAGAAGAAGAGCCGACTGCAGCAGTGCAAGAGGGTAGAGAAGAAGGTGAAGGATCTGCAGGAGGCCGTGTTCCAGCACAGGATCAAGAGCGAGTGCAACTCACCGAACTTTAGCATcacaaacaaccaaaacagAG ATCTGTGCATGTCTGATGACAGTTccctgtctgatgtggtggccCTGGATGATG ATGTGGACTTGCccgtccctctctctcctccagtgtcGGGCACTTCCTGTTCAGATCCCCTCCAGTTGTCAGCCACAACCCTTCAGTTGTCCCAGCAGTCATCAAGCCAGCTCAGTGTGGAGTATGAGCGCTCTCCCATCCAGAACTCTCCGTGGAAAGAGTCCAGTCTGGATCAGCCTTACCAGAAGGCCACAAACCCTCAGTCTGCTAACAGCAGCAGGTCCAG TAGTCCAGCAGGAACTCAGGTGTCTGCAGAGAGCATAATTCCTCTGTCGCAGTTTCTAAAGAACACGGCTCTGCGTCAGAACCACTCCACCAGCGCCCCCTCCACCCCAGAGCTACATGTACGCCGACAGTACTCCCAGTCCTTCAG acttccCAAAAGTAAGCTACATGCTGACAAGGAGCGCCTGCACTCAGAGAACAATCAAGAGCGAGCCAAGCTGCCACAGCGACGCTGCCTGGCTGATTTCATGGTGCGTTCTCCAGAGAACTCTCCCTTACGCCCTTACCAGTCCAGCTCGGAAGACAGCAGCTCGGAGCACTCGTCCTCCTCCTACATTAGCTCTCCTGGCAGGGATGGACCCACTGAGATCCCAAAGCTCTGCCCGCCGCCTTACGGATTCCACTTGGGGGCACAAAAGATATGGCTCTCCAACTTCGCCAGCTCACACAAGAACATCAACCAGTCCCAGCCCAATCCTAGCTACATCAGGGCAATAGAAGAAGATTGCCCCCTCTCTCCTCAAGACCTGGACATGGGGAAGTGCTTCCTTTCCTCCCCTCCTGTGGCACACAGCCCTCAGCAAAGGCAGTGGCCGGAGGGAGTGTTGTCCCCGAGGGGAATCCTAAAGCCGCCTCCGCCTTACACCAGGCTGGTGCGAACGCCCTCACTGAAGGAGTATCCGAACCACGCCATCAGGCTGATGCCCAGGGACATCGTGTCAGAGGAGTTGAAGTCCTGGCATCAGAGGAATCAGCTGCAGAAGTTTCGGCCTGGCTGCGTGGATCAGCAGAGCTTCCTGAGTGTCAAGAGCCCCACTTCACCTCATCTGCCGCCATTTAAACAG